DNA from Ancylothrix sp. D3o:
CCAAAAGCGGAAAAAACTGCTCACGGGTGTAAATTTGTTGTTCGACGGGAGAAGTAATTTTTTGTGCTTCTGCGGTGCCGGTGCATAGCAACAAAAAACCGAGAGAAAACGCCAAAAATTTTGTCATTTGTCATTTGTCCTTTGTCATTTGAGACGAATTGTCATAGCATTTTTGACACTTACAGTTATTTCTTTTGCGTGGGGTATATTTTCTCATCGCCTAGGCGCCCAGGAAGGAGACATATCAACCCCCGGATTATTGGTTAGGTTGGTAACATTTGAACCATCAGCATTCATGGCATAAATTTCCATATTGCCATCACGTTCCGAATGAAAAATTATTTTACTGCCATCAGGCGACCACGCAGGAAACGTATCAAAATTAGGGTTTTTTGTTAAATTAATAACATTGGTTCCATCCGCATTCATCACATAAATTTCGCTATTGCCATCGCGTTCCGAAACAAAAGCAATTTTACTGCCATCAGGAGACCAGGCCGGTGAAAAATCAGCCTCTTTTGTATTCGTCAATTTCACCAAATTTGAACCATCTGCATTCATCAAATAAATATTATCCTCATCATTATCTCTATCAGAAGAAAATGCTATTCTTTGACCATCAGGCGACCAAGCAGGAAACCCATCACTGGCGCGGTTATTAGTCAGGTTAACTAAATTCGTTCCATCAGCATTCATAACAAAAACTTCAAAATTGCCATTTCGATAAGAATCAAAAGCAATTTTGCTGCCATCCGGCGACCAATCAGGCGAGTAATCACCCCCCGGATGATTCGTCAAATTAACTTGATTTGAGCCATCAATATTCATCAAATACAGTTCTGCATTGCCATCTTTATCGGACAGAAAAACAATTTTCTCCCCATTTGGCGACCACTGTGGTAAATTAGGTAAAGGAGAATTGCTAGTAATTTTTGTTACATTCGAGCCATCAAAATTCATAAAATAAATTTCTGGGCTGCCATCGCGGTCAGAAATAAACACAATGCGACTTTCATTTGAACTTTGAGCCATCCCCCACTTATGATGACCGGCCATCACCAAAACCACGCCAAATACAAACACCGAAATTAAACGCAAAATCGAGAGGTTTTTCATAAAATTTTCCTCACCACACACTCTTTATATTAACAGACTGAGACGCTTTTTTATTCATCCTCAAATTATCTAAATATTCCGGAAACAGCATTTATTTTTTTTAAACTATCATTATCCACCGGCCCTCCTTACTGTTAATTACCATTAAACTGCTGTTTTCAATTATAAGCTATATTTGCTAACCTTTCAACCCCAAACTTTTTACTTCAAACAAGAATTTGATAAAATTTAAATAAAAACTCCACCAAACATCCCAAGCTTAAATCATGCAATCCCTAAACCTTGGAAAATACCTAACCCTACAAGAATTTTGCACCTGTAGTAAAACCTATCAAAAATATGCCGAGTCAATTGATCCTTACCCGAAAAATATTGAAGAAACTATCCCCGCTTTACAAGCACTTAACCAAATAATTATTGACCCCATTATCGATAACTTTGGCCGCGAAAACTTTAAGCTAACCTATGGGTTTTGTTCTCCAACCCTCAAAAGATACCTAGACAAAAAAGACCCCCAAACCGGCCAAAAAAACGGCAGAATTGACACCAGCCGCGACCAACACATCGCCCACGAAATCAACAAAAAAGGTCAAT
Protein-coding regions in this window:
- a CDS encoding DUF5050 domain-containing protein; its protein translation is MKNLSILRLISVFVFGVVLVMAGHHKWGMAQSSNESRIVFISDRDGSPEIYFMNFDGSNVTKITSNSPLPNLPQWSPNGEKIVFLSDKDGNAELYLMNIDGSNQVNLTNHPGGDYSPDWSPDGSKIAFDSYRNGNFEVFVMNADGTNLVNLTNNRASDGFPAWSPDGQRIAFSSDRDNDEDNIYLMNADGSNLVKLTNTKEADFSPAWSPDGSKIAFVSERDGNSEIYVMNADGTNVINLTKNPNFDTFPAWSPDGSKIIFHSERDGNMEIYAMNADGSNVTNLTNNPGVDMSPSWAPRR